The sequence below is a genomic window from Sphingobacterium sp. ML3W.
AAAAGTTTGCGCTATATGAAGATAGTATCCCAAATTCCATAAATAAAGATACGGCAAGGTTTAATCGTAATATTCCCGAAATATTCGTTTATAAACCTGAGCTCAATAAAGATAAGGGAATTGGTGTTTTGGTAATTCCAGGTGGAGGATATGCGCATATTGCCATAGATCATGAAGGGCATGATGTGGCAAAAGAATTGACGAAAGAAGGTTTTACAGCATTTGTGCTAAAATATAGATTGCCTTCTCCAAATATCATGGTAGACAAAAGTATTGGTCCCATACAAGATGCACAGCGAGCGATGCAGTTTATCCGAAATGGTTATCCGACTTTGAAAAAGGTGGGAGTGATCGGTTTTTCAGCAGGTGGACATCTTGCTTCTACTTTACTGACTAAATTCAATCACCCATTTATTGCTAATCCTACTGGTGTATCCTTAGCTCCAGATTTTGGAGGATTGATTTATCCCGTCATCTCAATGGTGGATAGCATCACACATAAAGGTTCTAAAATAAATTTGTTAGGTGAGCATCCCTCTTTAGATAAGATTAATGAGTTTTCATCTGAAAAGCAGGTAACTGCTGAAGTTTGTCCTGTATTTTTTGTACATGCCAAAGATGATAAGGCCGTGCCTATTGAGAATACTTATTTGATGATTGAAGCACTCGATGCTGCCCATGTAAAAAATAAATTGTTGACTTATGAAGAGGGTGGCCACGGTTTTGGGTTGGTTAATAAAACAAGTCCCATAGCTTGGTTGGATAGTTTTATGGAGTGGGTCGATTAATTCGGCTTAGGATAGCTTTAAGCTTAGTGGAGAGCGCCCATTGACTCCATTTGTATTCGGTAATTAATTAATGAAGTGCGAAGGGCAAGCCTTAAATGCCTTCGAAAATTGAAAGATTAAGGAATGATACAATCCGCATGTGTCGAGCGTATTGATGCATCGGAAGTATTATCCTGTTATAAAAAAATATGCGGATGAAAAATATTTTAGGTCTTATTCTTAGCTTCCTGTTTTTTGCTGCAGAAGCACAGACGTCTGATAGCGGATGGAAAGTACAGCTAAATGAAACAGCTCCCACCTTTGTAGTTCCTGGTAAGGATAGTACATTGGTTTCGAGTGCAGATTTAAAAGGAAAGGTTGTGCTACTTAATTTTTTCGCAACTTGGTGTCCGCCGTGCAGAGAAGAACTTCCGAGGTTACAAAAGGAAGTTTGGGATAAATACAAAGATCATCCGAAGTTTTCACTTTTGGTGTTAGCCCGCGAACAGAATTGGGATAAAATTGATCCTTTTTTAGCTGAGCATAAATTTACTTTGCCTATTTATCCTGATTTAGAACGAAACGTATTTGGTTTATTTGCAGACCAAGGTATTCCACGCAACGTCATTATTGATGGTGAAGGTAAAGTCATCTACCAGTCCATCGGCTATGAGG
It includes:
- a CDS encoding TlpA family protein disulfide reductase, giving the protein MKNILGLILSFLFFAAEAQTSDSGWKVQLNETAPTFVVPGKDSTLVSSADLKGKVVLLNFFATWCPPCREELPRLQKEVWDKYKDHPKFSLLVLAREQNWDKIDPFLAEHKFTLPIYPDLERNVFGLFADQGIPRNVIIDGEGKVIYQSIGYEAKEFDELIALLDSILLKD
- a CDS encoding alpha/beta hydrolase; this translates as MKSILIMIIFSIVFQANAQEKFALYEDSIPNSINKDTARFNRNIPEIFVYKPELNKDKGIGVLVIPGGGYAHIAIDHEGHDVAKELTKEGFTAFVLKYRLPSPNIMVDKSIGPIQDAQRAMQFIRNGYPTLKKVGVIGFSAGGHLASTLLTKFNHPFIANPTGVSLAPDFGGLIYPVISMVDSITHKGSKINLLGEHPSLDKINEFSSEKQVTAEVCPVFFVHAKDDKAVPIENTYLMIEALDAAHVKNKLLTYEEGGHGFGLVNKTSPIAWLDSFMEWVD